A single Anatilimnocola floriformis DNA region contains:
- a CDS encoding carboxylesterase family protein, translated as MFRSCLFLIVAAAACGAAVRAEEPAAGKQVAQQFTTKDDAGEETTLHYWLYLPKNHDGKTKLPVMLFMHGSGERGDDLEVVKKHGPPKVCTTNEDWQFITISPQCPSNKRWDAAVLTKLVDQVAAAQQGDEKRLYVTGLSMGGSGTWAMIAANPGKFAAAVPMCGRGNETAADKLVSLPIWVFHGAKDTGSPVALSQTMVDAIKKAGGEKVKLTIDPDAGHDCWTKAYGDLALYKWLLEQKKN; from the coding sequence ATGTTTCGTTCCTGCTTGTTCCTGATCGTTGCCGCGGCGGCGTGCGGTGCGGCTGTGCGTGCCGAAGAACCCGCTGCCGGTAAGCAAGTCGCGCAGCAGTTCACCACCAAGGATGACGCCGGCGAAGAGACCACGCTCCATTACTGGTTGTATCTGCCGAAGAACCACGATGGCAAAACGAAGTTGCCCGTGATGCTGTTTATGCATGGTTCGGGCGAGCGCGGTGATGATCTCGAAGTGGTCAAGAAACATGGCCCGCCGAAAGTGTGTACGACCAACGAAGATTGGCAGTTCATCACCATTTCGCCGCAATGCCCGAGCAACAAACGCTGGGATGCCGCCGTGCTGACGAAGCTGGTCGATCAAGTCGCCGCGGCGCAGCAGGGTGATGAGAAGCGGTTGTATGTGACCGGCCTCAGCATGGGAGGCAGCGGTACATGGGCGATGATCGCCGCGAATCCCGGCAAGTTTGCCGCCGCCGTGCCCATGTGCGGCCGAGGCAACGAAACGGCTGCCGACAAACTGGTGTCGCTGCCGATCTGGGTTTTTCACGGCGCGAAGGACACGGGTTCGCCGGTCGCGCTAAGCCAAACGATGGTCGATGCCATCAAGAAAGCGGGCGGCGAAAAAGTGAAGCTCACGATCGATCCCGATGCGGGCCACGATTGCTGGACGAAAGCGTATGGCGATCTAGCGCTGTATAAGTGGTTGCTAGAACAGAAGAAGAATTAA
- a CDS encoding glycerol-3-phosphate dehydrogenase/oxidase: MNRDSMRREVFDSAEPWDLVIIGGGATGVGTAVDSAARGYRTLLLEQHDFGKGTSTRSTKLVHGGVRYLRQGNVSLVREALRERGRLRQNAPHIVHDLPFIVPSYSWWEKSYYGLGLTVYDWLAGSLGFNRTYTLSRAAALAKNPNLKTAGLRGGVVYSDGQFDDARLLINLAATAVEQGATLLNYARVTAIHKDSNGKANGVDFEDLESGERKSITARAVINATGPFCDGVRRLADSAATNIVSPSQGVHLVFAGSFLPSDHAIMVPDTPDGRVLFAIPWHGHTLVGTTDVPINDTPLEPLATEAEIDFILETAGRYLERAPTRTDILSIFAGIRPLVKSGGGKNTAALSRDHTIHIDDSNLLTITGGKWTTYRNMAEDCVNRAAALAGLPARECATKELHIHGWLEVTSKPARLAVYGADAAAIEKLIQQDEKLGRQLHPDLPIVAAEVVWAARHEMARTVEDILARRTRALFLNARAAIAMAAPVAELLASELRKDQDWQRDQVESFTAVARGYLVD; the protein is encoded by the coding sequence ATGAATCGTGACTCGATGCGCCGAGAGGTTTTTGATTCCGCCGAGCCGTGGGACCTTGTCATCATCGGCGGCGGCGCGACGGGCGTCGGCACGGCCGTCGACTCGGCGGCGCGCGGTTATCGCACGCTACTGCTTGAGCAACACGACTTCGGCAAGGGAACATCCACGCGCAGCACCAAGCTGGTGCATGGCGGCGTGCGGTATTTGCGACAAGGAAATGTCTCGCTCGTGCGCGAAGCGTTGCGCGAGCGAGGCCGCCTGCGGCAGAACGCGCCGCACATCGTGCACGATCTCCCCTTCATCGTGCCGAGCTATTCTTGGTGGGAAAAGTCGTACTACGGCCTTGGGCTGACGGTGTACGACTGGCTGGCCGGGAGCCTCGGCTTCAATCGCACGTATACACTGTCGCGGGCCGCGGCGCTCGCGAAAAATCCGAACCTCAAAACGGCGGGCCTCCGCGGCGGCGTGGTTTATTCCGATGGCCAGTTCGACGACGCGCGGCTGCTGATCAATCTCGCCGCGACGGCAGTGGAGCAAGGTGCGACGTTGCTCAACTATGCACGCGTCACCGCGATTCACAAGGATAGCAACGGCAAGGCGAACGGTGTTGACTTCGAAGACCTCGAGTCTGGGGAACGAAAATCGATCACTGCTCGCGCCGTCATCAACGCGACCGGCCCATTCTGCGATGGTGTTCGCCGGCTGGCGGATTCTGCGGCCACGAACATCGTCTCGCCCAGTCAGGGCGTGCATCTGGTTTTCGCCGGCTCGTTCCTGCCCAGCGACCACGCGATCATGGTGCCCGATACGCCCGACGGCCGCGTGCTGTTCGCCATTCCCTGGCATGGCCACACGCTGGTCGGCACGACCGATGTGCCGATCAACGACACGCCGCTTGAACCGCTGGCCACCGAGGCCGAGATCGACTTCATTCTCGAAACGGCCGGCCGTTACTTGGAACGGGCGCCGACGCGGACCGACATTCTCAGCATCTTTGCCGGCATTCGGCCGCTGGTGAAAAGTGGCGGAGGCAAGAACACCGCCGCCCTCTCGCGCGACCACACGATTCACATCGACGACTCGAACCTGCTGACGATCACCGGCGGCAAGTGGACCACCTATCGCAACATGGCCGAGGACTGCGTCAACCGCGCCGCCGCGCTCGCTGGTTTGCCGGCACGGGAGTGCGCTACCAAAGAACTGCACATTCACGGCTGGCTGGAAGTAACGAGCAAGCCAGCGCGCTTGGCGGTGTATGGCGCCGATGCAGCGGCGATTGAAAAGCTGATCCAGCAAGACGAGAAACTCGGCCGGCAACTCCATCCCGATCTGCCGATTGTCGCCGCCGAAGTCGTCTGGGCCGCGCGGCACGAAATGGCCCGCACGGTTGAAGACATCCTCGCGCGGCGAACGCGGGCCTTGTTTCTCAATGCCCGCGCTGCCATCGCCATGGCTGCTCCGGTGGCGGAACTGCTGGCCAGCGAACTTCGCAAGGACCAAGACTGGCAGCGCGACCAGGTAGAGTCATTTACCGCCGTGGCCCGCGGCTATCTAGTGGATTAA
- the glpK gene encoding glycerol kinase GlpK, which translates to MPHILALDAGTTSCRAIVFDKQGSIIAVAQKEFAQHFPKPGWVEHDALEIWSTQIGVAAEAIAQARLKAGDVQAIGITNQRETTVIWDRATGQPIHHAIVWQDRRTSPLCDQLKSQGKEQLIQERTGLLIDAYFSATKIAWLLQNVPGARERAEKGELAFGTIDTWLVWKLTHGKQHVTDVTNASRTMLYNIHTGQWDAELLQLFGIPASLLPEVRSSSEIYGEVASGLLGSQATPIAGIAGDQQAALFGQLCLQPGQTKTTYGTGCFMLQSTGEKVLPSHNRLLTTVACRRNEQTTYALEGSVFIGGAVVQWLRDGLEIIRKSSDVSQLAASVPDSGGVFLVPAFAGLGAPHWDSDARGLMIGLTRGNTKAHIARAAVESIAFQVADLVAAMQADSGLALPEMRVDGGASKDDLLMQFQADLLGVPLVRPAETETTALGAAYLAGLAVGLWAGTDELVAAQKIDRRYEPQMPREQAAALRKQWQRAVERSKQWNTGDEA; encoded by the coding sequence ATGCCGCACATCCTCGCTCTCGATGCGGGCACTACCAGCTGCCGGGCGATCGTTTTTGACAAGCAAGGGAGCATCATTGCCGTTGCTCAAAAGGAATTCGCTCAGCATTTTCCCAAGCCCGGCTGGGTCGAGCACGATGCGCTCGAAATCTGGTCGACGCAAATCGGCGTCGCTGCCGAAGCCATCGCGCAGGCCCGCCTGAAAGCCGGCGATGTGCAAGCCATCGGCATCACCAATCAGCGGGAAACCACCGTTATCTGGGATCGCGCGACCGGCCAGCCGATTCACCATGCGATTGTCTGGCAGGACCGACGCACTTCGCCGCTGTGCGATCAATTAAAATCGCAGGGCAAAGAGCAACTCATTCAAGAGCGGACCGGCCTCTTGATTGACGCTTATTTTTCCGCCACCAAGATCGCCTGGCTGTTGCAAAATGTTCCGGGCGCCCGCGAGCGCGCCGAGAAAGGCGAACTCGCCTTCGGCACGATCGATACCTGGCTGGTCTGGAAGCTGACGCATGGCAAACAGCATGTGACCGACGTGACCAACGCGTCGCGGACCATGCTCTACAACATTCACACCGGCCAGTGGGATGCGGAGCTGCTCCAGCTCTTCGGCATTCCGGCGAGCTTGTTGCCCGAGGTTCGTTCATCGAGTGAAATCTACGGCGAAGTGGCCAGCGGTTTGCTCGGCTCGCAGGCGACGCCGATCGCGGGAATCGCCGGCGATCAACAGGCGGCTCTCTTCGGCCAGCTGTGTCTGCAGCCGGGGCAAACCAAGACGACGTATGGCACCGGCTGTTTCATGCTGCAGAGCACGGGCGAAAAAGTCCTGCCGTCGCACAATCGTTTGCTCACAACGGTCGCTTGTCGGCGAAACGAGCAGACGACATACGCTCTCGAGGGAAGCGTTTTCATCGGCGGCGCTGTCGTGCAATGGCTGCGCGATGGCTTGGAGATCATCCGCAAGAGTAGCGATGTATCGCAACTCGCGGCGTCGGTCCCCGATAGCGGCGGCGTGTTCCTGGTGCCAGCTTTTGCCGGGCTGGGGGCTCCGCACTGGGATTCGGATGCGCGCGGCCTAATGATCGGCCTGACGCGCGGCAACACCAAGGCCCACATCGCGCGAGCCGCGGTCGAGTCGATCGCCTTTCAAGTGGCTGATCTGGTTGCGGCGATGCAGGCCGATTCGGGACTCGCGCTGCCGGAGATGCGGGTCGACGGCGGAGCCTCGAAGGACGACCTGCTGATGCAATTTCAGGCCGACCTGCTCGGCGTGCCCCTCGTGCGGCCGGCGGAAACCGAAACGACGGCGCTCGGAGCCGCATATCTGGCTGGCCTCGCAGTCGGGCTGTGGGCAGGAACCGACGAGCTCGTGGCAGCGCAAAAAATCGACCGCCGTTACGAACCGCAGATGCCGCGCGAACAGGCCGCGGCCTTGCGGAAGCAGTGGCAGCGAGCCGTGGAGCGCAGCAAGCAGTGGAACACCGGTGACGAAGCATGA
- a CDS encoding PDZ domain-containing protein, translating to MTVRQLLPLFAGLLLGWFSATAGAQDDPFEQEEKAITAAAQKVASCVVRIETVGGLEKVGKVFVASGPTTGLIVDADGYIISSAYSFVQKPTSILVTLPSGSRAAATIVARDHARMLVLLKVTTNEKLPTPTAVPRSEMLVGQWTIAVGRTFDATQLSMSAGILSAKERIWSKAIQTDAKISPTNYGGPLVDIQGRVLGVLAPLSPQGGGGELGGAEWYDSGIGFAVPLVDIQRHLSTLKSGKDLYPGLIGISLKPGDIYVLPAEIVAVPPNSPAAKAGLKAGDVITSIDGQPIVRQAQLKHAFGPKYAGEKVKLTVTRKIDNDHKQLDFEAELTDELIPYEHPFFGVLPMRGGGAKGIGVRYVFPGSPAAEMGLNAGDRIVALAGLDVENVAATQQFISSRELGSKLEVKWLRGDEEKNGELKLAKFNADVPQDLPSAVSGDLPQPAEKAATGIVEIKLPEEKNNCLALVPENYHPQVPQGVLVYLPPPGPSDKEKLSLRFKSLAEKNQVIVLVPQSADPKKWDPTESGFIRKALEDLSAHYTIDPTRVASFGAEAGGTMAFLTAAEHRDKFRGVAVAEGSPPARMKAPETDPVNRLAVFLAAAAKSPHKGVLDAAAAKLKESKFPVTEHSLGDAVRSFDANDDAQLFRWLDGLDRF from the coding sequence ATGACTGTTCGCCAATTATTGCCGCTGTTTGCTGGTCTGCTGCTGGGATGGTTTTCCGCCACCGCCGGTGCACAAGACGATCCGTTCGAGCAGGAAGAAAAGGCCATCACGGCCGCAGCGCAAAAAGTCGCGTCTTGCGTGGTGCGAATCGAAACGGTCGGCGGCTTGGAAAAAGTCGGCAAGGTGTTCGTCGCCAGCGGCCCGACAACCGGCCTGATCGTCGATGCCGACGGCTACATTATTTCGAGCGCCTACAGCTTCGTCCAAAAGCCGACGTCAATCCTCGTAACACTGCCCAGCGGTAGCCGCGCCGCGGCCACGATCGTGGCCCGCGATCACGCGCGCATGCTCGTGCTGCTAAAGGTGACCACGAACGAAAAACTCCCCACGCCCACCGCCGTGCCGCGGAGTGAAATGCTGGTCGGTCAATGGACCATCGCTGTCGGTCGCACATTCGATGCGACGCAGCTGAGCATGTCGGCGGGCATCCTGAGTGCGAAGGAGCGGATCTGGAGCAAGGCCATTCAAACCGATGCCAAGATCTCGCCGACGAACTACGGCGGACCGCTCGTCGATATTCAAGGCCGCGTGCTCGGCGTTCTCGCGCCGCTGTCGCCGCAAGGTGGTGGCGGCGAACTCGGCGGCGCCGAATGGTACGACTCCGGCATCGGCTTCGCGGTGCCGCTCGTCGACATTCAGCGGCACCTGTCGACGCTCAAGAGTGGCAAGGATTTGTATCCTGGCCTCATCGGCATTTCGCTCAAGCCGGGCGACATCTACGTTCTCCCCGCCGAGATCGTCGCGGTGCCGCCGAATTCTCCTGCTGCAAAAGCAGGCCTGAAGGCCGGCGATGTGATCACTTCGATCGACGGCCAACCGATCGTTCGTCAGGCTCAGCTGAAACATGCGTTCGGCCCCAAATACGCGGGCGAAAAGGTCAAGCTGACCGTCACGCGCAAAATCGATAACGACCACAAGCAACTCGACTTCGAAGCCGAACTGACCGACGAGTTGATTCCCTACGAGCATCCGTTCTTCGGCGTGCTGCCGATGCGCGGCGGCGGGGCGAAAGGGATCGGCGTGCGGTATGTCTTTCCAGGTTCACCCGCTGCGGAGATGGGGCTGAACGCTGGCGATCGCATCGTTGCGCTCGCCGGACTCGATGTCGAGAATGTCGCGGCGACGCAGCAATTCATCAGCAGCCGAGAGCTCGGCAGCAAGCTCGAGGTGAAATGGCTGCGCGGCGACGAAGAGAAGAATGGCGAACTGAAGCTCGCCAAATTCAACGCCGATGTACCTCAGGATTTGCCATCGGCAGTCAGCGGCGACTTGCCCCAGCCGGCCGAAAAAGCGGCGACCGGAATCGTGGAAATCAAATTGCCCGAGGAAAAGAACAACTGCCTCGCGCTCGTTCCCGAAAACTATCATCCGCAAGTGCCTCAGGGAGTGCTGGTGTATCTGCCGCCGCCGGGACCATCCGACAAGGAGAAACTCTCGCTGCGATTCAAATCGCTCGCGGAGAAAAATCAGGTCATCGTCCTCGTGCCGCAATCAGCCGATCCGAAAAAGTGGGATCCCACGGAAAGCGGCTTCATTCGCAAGGCGCTCGAGGATCTCAGTGCGCACTATACGATCGACCCGACGCGTGTGGCCAGCTTCGGTGCCGAAGCCGGTGGCACGATGGCGTTTCTCACGGCAGCCGAGCACCGCGACAAGTTTCGCGGTGTCGCCGTCGCCGAGGGGAGCCCTCCCGCCCGCATGAAAGCGCCGGAGACCGATCCCGTCAACCGCCTGGCGGTCTTCCTGGCCGCCGCAGCCAAGTCGCCACACAAAGGCGTGCTCGACGCTGCCGCGGCCAAACTAAAAGAATCTAAGTTCCCAGTCACCGAGCACAGTCTGGGTGACGCAGTCCGTTCGTTCGACGCCAACGACGACGCCCAGTTGTTCCGTTGGCTGGATGGTCTCGATCGATTTTAG
- a CDS encoding S1C family serine protease, whose protein sequence is MIRYFTFLALILLGFTPNAQAQQSLAKVISTVQPRMVKLYGAGGVQGLEAYQSAFLISNEGHILTAWSYVLDADVITATLDDGRKLTAEMVGMDPRLEIAVLKVDAQDLPHFNLDEAITLEAGQRVLAFSNLYGVATGNEPTSVLRGIVSAKADLAARRGAFETNYRGKVYVVDAMTNNPGAAGGALTDSKGRLAGLIGKELRNSQTNTWLNFAIPIGELAQAVVDIRAGKLRAASRNETAKKPKESHTLAQFGIRLVPDFLPKTPPFVESVKPMSPAAKADIRTDDLILFVNEHLVPSHKQVVEELTFVDRVDPVRLTIQRGQELLEVQLTLEP, encoded by the coding sequence ATGATTCGCTACTTCACATTCCTCGCTTTGATACTGCTCGGGTTCACGCCCAACGCACAGGCCCAGCAATCGCTCGCTAAAGTCATCTCCACGGTCCAGCCGCGGATGGTGAAGCTCTACGGCGCGGGCGGCGTGCAAGGGCTCGAAGCCTATCAAAGTGCGTTCCTGATCAGCAACGAAGGGCACATTCTCACGGCTTGGAGTTATGTGCTCGATGCCGATGTGATCACTGCCACTCTCGACGACGGACGCAAGCTCACCGCCGAGATGGTGGGCATGGATCCTCGCCTGGAAATCGCGGTGCTCAAGGTCGATGCTCAGGATCTGCCGCATTTCAACCTCGACGAAGCCATTACGCTGGAAGCAGGGCAGCGTGTGCTGGCCTTCAGCAACCTGTATGGCGTGGCGACAGGCAATGAGCCGACGAGCGTCCTGCGCGGCATCGTTTCGGCGAAGGCCGATCTGGCTGCGCGGCGCGGAGCATTCGAGACCAATTATCGCGGCAAGGTGTATGTCGTCGACGCCATGACGAACAATCCAGGCGCCGCCGGCGGCGCACTCACCGATAGCAAGGGCCGCCTGGCCGGTTTGATCGGCAAGGAACTGCGCAATTCGCAGACCAACACCTGGCTCAACTTCGCGATTCCGATCGGCGAGCTCGCCCAGGCCGTTGTCGACATCCGCGCCGGCAAACTTCGCGCAGCCAGTCGCAACGAGACCGCGAAGAAGCCGAAAGAGTCTCACACGCTCGCGCAGTTCGGCATTCGTTTGGTTCCCGATTTCCTGCCGAAGACGCCGCCGTTTGTGGAATCGGTCAAGCCGATGTCGCCGGCCGCGAAGGCCGATATTCGAACCGACGATCTCATTCTGTTCGTCAACGAGCACCTCGTCCCTTCGCATAAGCAAGTGGTTGAAGAGTTGACCTTTGTCGATCGCGTCGATCCGGTGCGGCTGACCATTCAGCGCGGGCAGGAACTGCTCGAAGTGCAATTGACCCTCGAACCATAA
- a CDS encoding S1C family serine protease: MRTALLSFCFCLGLISFASSQEVPSSVLSAEQQRIAAIAKASKSAVAVFANGGNGGGSGVMVTPDGYALTNFHVVQPAGSFMKCSMNDGRLYDAVIVGIDATGDVAVIKLLGREDFPVATLADSDQVKVGDWCFAVGNPFLLATDFQPTVTYGIVSGTHRYQYPAGTLLEYADCIQTDAAINPGNSGGPLYDANGDLIGVNGRGSFEKRGRVNVGVGYAISINQIKHFLGCLKSGRIVDHATAGFSVSTSDNGKVLVSNILEDSDAYRRGLRYDAEVVSFGGRAIDTTNTFKNVLGIYPKGWRVPLTFKYDGKEVTTRVRLTGVHAEEELLELVQRKPKAAPAPKPQPGKPDPEKIPGDKPKIERPKSPMPEPKADPHAEGPKAEPPPPGVAKLIEPRRGYANYYFNRLNRDRVWKGATGGADYSKLTGAWILKGEHSRGKAAIEVTLANDQVSGTFPAEKASLDLKKDLDNQLSPSGSGGLLVALHLWRQLLVEGPEKFGDVYYYGTAPYLTGNGEQLAEYDVLMATRNVVEMRMAFDTKTGHLHVLEMVSDPAEDPCVVRFGDYREVNGRQLPHRMIVSRGEFVYGTLTWNDLQLAEGVQK, translated from the coding sequence ATGAGAACAGCGCTCCTCAGTTTTTGTTTTTGTCTGGGACTGATTTCGTTCGCAAGTTCGCAGGAAGTGCCATCATCGGTTCTTTCCGCCGAACAACAACGCATTGCCGCCATTGCCAAGGCCAGCAAATCTGCCGTGGCGGTGTTTGCCAACGGCGGCAACGGCGGTGGTTCCGGCGTGATGGTGACTCCCGATGGTTACGCGCTCACAAACTTTCACGTGGTGCAGCCGGCCGGCAGCTTCATGAAATGCAGCATGAATGATGGCCGCCTGTACGACGCGGTGATCGTCGGCATCGATGCGACAGGCGACGTTGCCGTCATCAAGCTGCTCGGCCGCGAGGACTTTCCCGTGGCTACGCTCGCCGATAGCGATCAGGTGAAGGTTGGCGATTGGTGCTTTGCGGTCGGCAATCCGTTTTTGCTGGCGACCGACTTTCAGCCGACGGTAACGTATGGCATTGTCTCGGGGACGCATCGTTATCAGTATCCAGCCGGCACGTTGCTGGAATATGCCGATTGCATTCAGACCGACGCTGCGATCAATCCGGGTAACAGCGGTGGCCCCCTGTACGATGCCAACGGCGACTTGATTGGCGTGAACGGCCGCGGCTCGTTCGAGAAGCGCGGCCGCGTGAACGTCGGCGTGGGTTATGCGATTTCGATCAATCAGATCAAGCACTTCCTCGGCTGCCTGAAGAGCGGCCGGATCGTCGATCACGCCACGGCAGGTTTTAGCGTGTCAACGAGCGACAACGGCAAGGTGTTGGTCTCGAACATTCTCGAAGACAGCGACGCTTACCGCCGCGGCCTGCGTTACGATGCTGAGGTCGTCTCGTTCGGCGGCCGCGCGATCGATACCACCAACACGTTCAAGAACGTGCTGGGTATTTATCCCAAGGGCTGGCGAGTGCCGCTGACGTTTAAGTACGACGGCAAGGAAGTCACCACCCGAGTGCGGCTGACCGGTGTGCATGCGGAGGAAGAGTTGCTCGAGCTGGTGCAGCGAAAACCAAAAGCCGCGCCTGCCCCGAAGCCGCAACCCGGCAAACCCGATCCTGAAAAGATCCCCGGCGACAAGCCGAAGATTGAACGGCCCAAGTCGCCGATGCCAGAGCCGAAGGCAGACCCTCACGCTGAAGGGCCGAAGGCTGAACCTCCGCCGCCCGGTGTGGCGAAACTGATCGAGCCGCGGCGAGGGTACGCGAACTATTACTTCAATCGGCTGAATCGCGATCGCGTCTGGAAAGGCGCAACCGGCGGCGCCGATTATTCGAAACTGACCGGCGCGTGGATACTCAAGGGTGAGCACTCGCGCGGTAAGGCCGCCATCGAAGTCACGCTGGCCAACGATCAGGTCTCGGGCACTTTCCCAGCCGAAAAGGCATCGCTCGACCTGAAGAAAGATCTCGACAATCAGCTCTCGCCCTCCGGCAGCGGCGGCTTGCTCGTTGCACTTCATCTATGGCGACAACTCCTCGTCGAAGGGCCGGAGAAATTCGGCGATGTCTATTACTACGGCACGGCTCCTTATCTCACCGGCAACGGCGAGCAGCTAGCCGAGTACGACGTGCTGATGGCCACACGAAACGTGGTAGAGATGCGGATGGCCTTCGATACGAAGACGGGCCATCTGCACGTTCTCGAAATGGTTTCTGATCCCGCCGAAGATCCGTGCGTTGTTCGCTTTGGCGATTACCGCGAAGTGAACGGCCGGCAACTGCCACACCGCATGATCGTCAGCCGCGGCGAATTTGTGTACGGCACCCTGACGTGGAACGACCTGCAATTGGCGGAAGGGGTCCAAAAATGA
- a CDS encoding NPCBM/NEW2 domain-containing protein, translating into MGIISVYAVLALATATPAADVQVKLLRGSDVGGHLVAASAEKLTLKSSTGEQTIPATQLRSVEFARTNNELEKIGLWLELIDGSQIAAAGVSLAAGKAVIELVGGDKLPEIPARAIRAVRFGNNNPALTDQWKEILRGTRSGDVLVLRKSVTREIEETGAPKIVQTLTLDELEGSVLGIAPDSVKFNFDGDKVDVKVEKLEGIIFFQPVKRELPPAAVRMKDRADSDWHLRSLELQGEEFVATTPAGVMLRIPLAQIRRLDFSAGNEAMLAELPMENSVASVALLPKSLSPAAAEWFTPTAGKRPGVTARETTVAATNVNLTGASSVTYRVPEGFKKFCADVLLVSKAGTGSDVEIVVLGDGKPLITHRLLATGERKPLPLDIDVSKVKRLTLQANSESQGLGALVDFQEARFTK; encoded by the coding sequence ATGGGGATCATTTCCGTTTACGCAGTCCTGGCGCTCGCCACGGCCACACCCGCCGCCGATGTGCAGGTCAAATTGCTCCGCGGCAGCGATGTCGGCGGCCACCTGGTTGCCGCATCGGCAGAAAAGCTCACGCTGAAGAGCTCGACTGGCGAACAGACCATTCCGGCAACTCAGCTGCGCTCGGTCGAATTTGCCCGCACCAACAACGAGCTCGAAAAAATTGGTCTTTGGCTGGAACTGATCGACGGCAGCCAGATCGCTGCGGCTGGCGTATCACTGGCGGCTGGTAAGGCAGTGATCGAACTCGTCGGCGGCGACAAGTTGCCCGAGATTCCCGCCCGCGCCATTCGCGCCGTCCGCTTCGGCAACAACAATCCCGCGCTGACCGATCAATGGAAAGAGATTCTCCGCGGCACGCGGTCGGGCGACGTGCTCGTCCTGAGAAAAAGCGTCACCCGCGAAATCGAAGAAACCGGCGCTCCGAAGATCGTGCAAACCCTGACTCTCGATGAGCTCGAAGGGTCGGTCCTGGGCATCGCTCCCGACAGCGTGAAGTTTAATTTTGACGGCGACAAAGTCGACGTGAAGGTCGAGAAGTTGGAAGGGATCATTTTCTTTCAACCCGTAAAACGCGAACTGCCGCCGGCAGCGGTCCGCATGAAAGATCGCGCCGACAGCGACTGGCACCTTCGCTCGCTCGAACTGCAAGGCGAAGAGTTCGTAGCCACCACTCCTGCCGGCGTGATGTTGCGCATTCCGCTCGCTCAGATCCGTCGCCTCGATTTCTCGGCAGGCAACGAAGCCATGCTCGCCGAACTGCCGATGGAAAATAGTGTCGCTTCGGTCGCTCTCCTGCCGAAGAGTCTGTCGCCTGCCGCCGCCGAATGGTTCACACCCACGGCAGGCAAACGCCCTGGCGTAACGGCTCGCGAGACAACGGTCGCCGCGACGAACGTAAATCTGACCGGCGCTAGCTCCGTCACTTACCGCGTCCCCGAGGGCTTCAAGAAGTTCTGCGCGGATGTGCTGCTGGTCAGCAAAGCGGGCACTGGCAGCGACGTGGAAATTGTGGTGCTCGGCGACGGCAAGCCTTTGATCACGCATCGGCTGCTCGCAACCGGTGAGCGCAAGCCGTTGCCGCTCGATATCGACGTCTCCAAGGTCAAACGCCTGACGCTGCAGGCCAATTCGGAATCGCAAGGACTCGGCGCGCTCGTCGATTTCCAAGAAGCGAGGTTCACGAAATGA